The following proteins are co-located in the Acanthochromis polyacanthus isolate Apoly-LR-REF ecotype Palm Island chromosome 7, KAUST_Apoly_ChrSc, whole genome shotgun sequence genome:
- the LOC110958787 gene encoding uncharacterized protein LOC110958787 isoform X2: MNKEMPTSSVKTRIPLTSFGHLITEVKKQLFGVETPSAAELTGWRKYFNSYTTQGRRNYVLATYGILVVSAAAFLMHRQNREEKQTSASTA; the protein is encoded by the exons AAATGCCGACTTCTTCGGTGAAAACGCGGATCCCCCTAACCAGCTTCGGTCACCTGATCACAGAGGTGAAG AAGCAGCTGTTCGGCGTCGAGACCCCGTCTGCTGCAGAACTGACCGGTTGGAGGAAGTACTTTAACAGCTACACAACGCAGGGTCGCCGAAAT TATGTCTTGGCTACCTATGGGATCCTGGTTGTATCAGCAGCTGCCTTCTtgatgcacagacagaacagagaagaaaagcagaCGTCCGCCTCCACGGCCTGA